The following coding sequences lie in one Silene latifolia isolate original U9 population chromosome 5, ASM4854445v1, whole genome shotgun sequence genomic window:
- the LOC141655990 gene encoding protein translation factor SUI1 homolog translates to MSDFEIQIPSALDPFSEDQSGAPGSKEYVHIRIQQRNGKKSLTTVQGLKKDFSYEKILKDLKKEFCCNGNVVQDKELGKVIQLQGDQRKKVANFLVQAGLSKKDQIKIHGF, encoded by the coding sequence ATGAGTGATTTCGAAATCCAAATCCCATCCGCACTTGACCCATTCTCTGAGGACCAGTCAGGGGCTCCTGGATCAAAGGAGTATGTCCATATTCGGATTCAGCAGAGAAACGGAAAGAAAAGCTTGACTACAGTGCAAGGTCTTAAGAAAGACTTTAGTTACGAGAAAATACTGAAGGACCTTAAGAAAGAGTTCTGCTGTAACGGCAATGTGGTTCAGGATAAAGAGCTAGGCAAGGTCATTCAACTCCAAGGCGATCAACGCAAGAAAGTCGCTAATTTCCTTGTCCAAGCTGGTCTTTCTAAAAAAGACCAGATCAAGATTCATGGTTTTTAA
- the LOC141657053 gene encoding monolignol oxidoreductase AtBBE-like 15 → MIQTLSSKPTRIAMSYPRAFAVFIFIILQSSLFAGISASKSLEQSFIHCLNLNTNNSIPLSETIFTPKNDLYSSVLSSTVVNFRYLLPSVQKPLIIFRPVEYSHVQAAVICAKQIGIHLRIRSGGHDYEGVSYASRIEYPFIIVDLVNLRSVSIDVESESAWVDSGLTIGEFYYKIAEKSKVHGFPGGMVTSVGIGGLITGGAYGGMLRKYGLGADNVLDARIVDANGRVLDRETMGEDLFWAIRGGGGGSFGIILAWKVKLVPVPEIATYFSVEKSIKNDQDASLYNTWQHVADKLDENLMIKATMVSSPNPSITYEGFFLGKPDELLEKMGTSFPELGLLRNDCRDVSWIQSVLCLSGYPIETSTEVLLERKLVITGYMKAKSDFVRDPIPETAIKQMWEKLKKGTDAVIRVTPYGGKMSRISESALPFPHRNGTIYMVQYYTSWEYGESSEEETHMEWIRKMYAFMTPYVSKNPRTAYGNYRDFDLGMNDRVDTSFEEASVWGYKYFKGNFHRLVKVKTEVDPDNFFRHEQSIPPLPLGFGLANSS, encoded by the coding sequence ATGATCCAAACTCTAAGCTCAAAACCGACACGAATCGCTATGAGTTATCCAAGAGCTTTTGCTGtgttcatcttcatcatcctGCAATCatctttatttgcaggaatttcAGCATCGAAATCTCTTGAACAAAGTTTTATCCACTGTCTCAATCTCAACACCAACAATTCTATCCCTTTGTCTGAAACAATCTTCACTCCGAAAAATGACTTGTATTCTTCGGTTCTAAGCTCAACGGTTGTAAACTTTAGGTATCTTTTACCTTCAGTTCAGAAACCGTTGATTATCTTCAGACCAGTAGAGTATTCCCATGTTCAGGCAGCAGTTATATGCGCAAAACAGATTGGTATTCACCTCAGAATTCGGAGTGGAGGCCACGACTATGAGGGTGTGTCGTATGCATCTAGAATTGAATATCCGTTTATCATTGTCGACCTTGTAAATCTTCGTTCAGTAAGTATTGATGTAGAAAGTGAAAGTgcttgggttgactcgggtttgactattggtgagttttactataaaatagCAGAGAAGAGCAAAGTTCATGGCTTTCCGGGTGGAATGGTTACAAGTGTAGGCATTGGTGGGCTTATTACAGGTGGCGCGTATGGTGGAATGTTGAGAAAATACGGTCTTGGTGCCGATAATGTGTTAGATGCTCGAATAGTTGATGCCAATGGTCGGGTTTTAGACCGGGAAACCATGGGGGAAGACTTGTTTTGGGCGATTAGAGGAGGTGGAGGTGGAAGTTTTGGGATCATTTTAGCTTGGAAAGTCAAATTGGTTCCAGTACCGGAGATTGCGACATATTTCTCAGTcgaaaaatccataaaaaatGATCAGGATGCTAGTCTGTACAACACATGGCAACATGTAGCGGATAAGCTAGACGAGAACCTTATGATCAAAGCTACTATGGTGTCATCTCCAAATCCGAGCATAACTTATGAAGGGTTTTTCCTTGGAAAACCCGATGAGCTTCTTGAAAAAATGGGAACGAGTTTTCCTGAATTGGGTTTGCTTAGGAATGATTGTCGGGATGTGTCGTGGATTCAGTCAGTGTTGTGCTTGTCTGGCTACCCAATTGAGACTTCTACTGAAGTTCTACTTGAACGGAAGTTAGTAATCACCGGATATATGAAGGCAAAATCCGACTTTGTGAGAGACCCAATTCCGGAAACTGCAATTAAACAGATGTGGGAAAAGTTAAAGAAAGGTACTGATGCTGTCATTAGGGTTACTCCTTATGGAGGAAAAATGAGCAGAATTTCCGAATCTGCCCTTCCTTTCCCCCATAGAAATGGTACAATATACATGGTTCAATACTATACTTCATGGGAATATGGTGAATCAAGCGAAGAAGAAACGCATATGGAATGGATAAGGAAGATGTACGCGTTCATGACACCTTACGTTTCTAAGAATCCAAGAACTGCATATGGCAATTATAGGGACTTTGATTTGGGAATGAATGATAGGGTTGATACAAGCTTTGAGGAAGCAAGTGTTTGGGGATACAAGTATTTCAAAGGTAATTTTCACAGATTGGTGAAGGTTAAGACGGAAGTTGATCCTGATAACTTCTTCAGACATGAACAGAGTATTCCGCCTCTTCCACTTGGATTCGGTTTGGCAAATAGCAGCTAG
- the LOC141655989 gene encoding UDP-glycosyltransferase 74G1-like encodes MENHVEKVQKAHNAHVLILPYPSQGHINPMVQFSKRLAYKGIKPTLVTTVYLSKSMHTTIIPSSYGPQIKIRTISDGYDEGGKAQAGSSDAYLATLWDVGPRNLSGLIKKLDEEGDPVKAVIYDGFFPWALDVAKEFGLAGVCFLTQSCAVNSVYYHVQRGLIQLPLSGPIKLPGVPELQPCDTPSFVYKYGSHPFWFNAVVGQFSNIDQADWVLTNIFYDMEKEAVDWMAKSWRIRTIGPTIPSYYLDKTLPNDQDYTHHLFKPNTSLCKTWLDTKPPGSVIYVSFGSASEPPQEQYEELALGLKNSQHNFLWVVRDLEQHKLPKGFIEEVTSSGLGLVVGWASQLEILAHEATACFVTHCGFNSVLEVMSIGVAVVAMPLWTDQGTNAKYLEDVWGVGIRVKVDATGFVTSGELERCLRDVMEGSNRDEIMKNVVKWKKLANEAVCQGGSSDRNIDEFVDYVLGRQ; translated from the exons ATGGAAAATCATGTCGAAAAAGTCCAAAAGGCGCATAACGCGCATGTTCTCATCCTCCCATACCCGTCACAAGGCCACATTAACCCAATGGTTCAATTCTCCAAACGATTAGCCTACAAAGGTATAAAGCCGACATTAGTCACAACAGTTTACCTTTCTAAATCAATGCACACCACCATTATCCCATCCAGTTACGGCCCACAAATAAAAATAAGGACCATCTCGGATGGGTATGATGAGGGCGGTAAGGCCCAAGCCGGGTCCTCGGACGCCTATTTGGCCACCCTATGGGATGTGGGTCCAAGGAACCTAAGTGGGCTGATTAAGAAGTTGGATGAGGAAGGGGATCCGGTTAAGGCGGTTATATATGATGGGTTTTTTCCATGGGCCTTGGATGTGGCAAAAGAGTTTGGGCTTGCTGGTGTTTGTTTTCTGACCCAATCCTGTGCAGTGAATAGTGTGTACTACCATGTTCAACGTGGACTGATCCAGTTACCGCTATCCGGGCCTATTAAGTTACCCGGTGTTCCGGAGCTCCAACCGTGTGATACCCCGTCTTTCGTGTACAAATACGGGTCTCACCCATTTTGGTTTAATGCGGTAGTGGGACAATTTTCAAATATTGATCAAGCTGATTGGGTGCTCACTAACATCTTCTATGATATGGAAAAAGAG GCAGTTGATTGGATGGCAAAATCATGGAGAATAAGAACAATAGGACCAACAATCCCATCATATTACCTAGACAAAACACTACCAAATGACCAAGACTACACCCACCATCTATTCAAACCAAACACATCCTTATGCAAAACCTGGCTCGACACCAAACCACCAGGCTCGGTCATCTACGTGTCATTCGGAAGCGCATCAGAACCGCCACAAGAACAATATGAGGAGCTAGCATTAGGGCTCAAAAACAGCCAACACAACTTCCTATGGGTGGTCCGGGACTTAGAGCAACACAAACTACCAaaagggttcatagaggaagtcACTTCCTCAGGGTTGGGCCTAGTAGTGGGCTGGGCCTCTCAGTTGGAAATCCTAGCCCACGAGGCGACTGCGTGCTTTGTGACGCATTGTGGGTTTAACTCTGTCTTGGAGGTTATGAGTATAGGAGTGGCGGTGGTGGCAATGCCATTATGGACTGATCAAGGGACCAATGCTAAGTATTTGGAGGATGTGTGGGGGGTTGGGATTAGGGTTAAGGTCGATGCGACGGGTTTCGTTACGAGTGGAGAATTAGAGAGGTGTTTAAGGGATGTTATGGAAGGGAGTAACAGAGATGAGATAATGAAGAATGTTGTTAAGTGGAAGAAGTTGGCTAATGAAGCTGTTTGTCAAGGTGGTAGTTCTGATAGGAATATTGATGAATTTGTTGATTATGTATTGGGTAGACAATAA
- the LOC141657049 gene encoding uncharacterized protein LOC141657049, whose protein sequence is MFRGLCQSGDNAGALRLLQNMECRAPFKPNVVIYSTIIDSLCKDRLLPQALSLFKVMIAKNILPDVVTYSTLIRGLCSLGHWDDAKTLLTEMLDSNIAPDNETYNTLVDMYCKDGKVNEARAIFEFMTERGVHPDIVTYNALLDGYCLRGEMKEAEKLLDIMVKNGVIPNVVTFNSLINGHCKSKKVDKALEMLQDMHLKGTHITPNVFTYSTIISALCKGERLQLAIQLFREMQDRGVAPNVFTYNALLDGFLRNDQIDTAISLRKEMENNGVAPTIVTYNTIINGLCEAGRLVEARQVFSTLVAKRLRPNAATYNTQIKVLCRQGLLGDATKILEEMADNGISPNERTYNTIIKGFLNSNDIALALEHLRIMRNQKFAVDANTASLFLHLLTAHDVSDKDKALLQKYFLEYDGEEKRMKQAHCDGN, encoded by the exons ATGTTCAGAGGTCTTTGCCAATCTGGCGACAATGCTGGTGCTCTACGCTTGCTTCAGAATATGGAATGTAGAGCCCCTTTTAAACCTAATGTTGTTATTTATAGCACCATCATTGATAGTCTTTGTAAAGACCGCTTGTTACCTCAAGCACTTAGTCTTTTCAAGGTGATGATAGCCAAGAACATTTTACCCGACGTCGTCACATACAGTACCTTAATTCGAGGACTTTGTAGTTTAGGGCATTGGGATGATGCTAAGACATTGTTGACTGAGATGTTGGACAGCAACATTGCTCCTGACAATGAAACCTACAACACCTTAGTGGACATGTACTGTAAAGATGGAAAGGTCAATGAAGCAAGGGCTATTTTTGAATTTATGACAGAGAGAGGTGTGCACCCTGACATTGTTACTTACAATGCTTTGTTGGATGGGTACTGTTTGCGCGGCGAGATGAAGGAGGCAGAAAAGCTCCTTGATATTATGGTGAAAAATGGTGTTATACCTAATGTTGTGACTTTCAACAGCTTAATCAATGGACATTGCAAGTCTAAGAAGGTTGACAAAGCTTTGGAGATGCTCCAAGACATGCATCTTAAAGGAACACATATAACCCCTAATGTCTTTACCTACAGCACCATCATAAGTGCCTTGTGCAAGGGTGAGAGACTCCAGCTTGCAATCCAACTTTTTAGAGAGATGCAAGATCGAGGGGTGGCACCCAATGTGTTTACTTACAATGCATTGCTTGACGGCTTTTTAAGAAATGACCAAATTGATACAGCGATCTCTTTACGTAAGGAGATGGAAAATAATGGAGTGGCCCCTACCATTGTTACATATAATACCATAATTAATGGCCTTTGTGAAGCTGGGCGACTAGTTGAAGCAAGACAGGTGTTCTCTACTCTTGTAGCCAAGCGATTGCGGCCAAATGCAGCTACCTATAATACTCAAATTAAAGTTTTATGTAGGCAGGGATTGTTAGGtgatgcaaccaaaattttaGAGGAGATGGCGGACAATGGAATTTCGCCAAACGAACGCACCTATAATACAATTATCAAAGGATTTCTAAATTCTAATGATATTGCCTTGGCTTTGGAACATCTTCGCATTATGAGGAACCAAAAATTTGCTGTTGATGCCAACACTGCCTCTTTATTTCTCCACTTGCTCACTGCTCATGATGTTAGTGATAAAGACAAAGCCTTGCTTCAAAAGTATTTTCTCGAGTATGATG GGGAAGAAAAGAGAATGAAACAAGCACATTGTGATGGTAATTGA
- the LOC141657052 gene encoding putative disease resistance protein RGA3 gives MAESILFNIVERVLVSLGQHAFQEVVSSWGAQRDLEKLEGTIRFIRARVHDAEKRHEQESIEVIKEWIGRLRQVLYRADDLCDEVYTINCSEQRADRAKLAHKVRFAFSCSYPFGFNRKIAQEIKSIREELDGLKSEMDGLNLRVCLADQGPISRLVVERETISFVQADSVIGRDSDKNNILDMLFDPKYVEDSVTVIPIVGFGGLGKTTLAQLVFNDERVKKHFDVAKWACVPEINDHNEVLGKILSALIDRGCQGLSREQIQSQIRAAVKEKKFLLVLDDVWDESRDRWLDLLSLLRCGNRGSKIIVTTRSGVVATIVGTVPEAYKLGLLTQEESWNLFKILALKNGQEESNPTLAQIGKEIVRNCGNVPLAIRVVGSLLYSKHTEKEWELFRDAQLSKAKLIDLNNIMPVLKLSYDYLPSALKRCFAYCSLFPKDYEFENSELVRLWMAQGYVEPFEESLGMEAVGDQYFLELLRRNFFQDVKEYDTADVIRCKMHDLVHDLAQHVAGEECIAVDGSKAQFTNRLVHVNFCAGEKLTKAPRSLLAARNLRSLLFKRYNITASAFEELVFRLRSLRALDSRNIETVPGSIGRLRHLRYLNFSQSPIKFLPGGITRLDNLITLNVDHCRDLKELPRGFTELVNLRHLGIRECPFTDLPPNFGRMKSLRELNRFIIGQNNGLDTLGDLNLRGRLGIECRIWRTNAVIEAQAANLKLKKQLTSVSFCFKYQGDQPAVATQDEELLLESLHLPPSLKDLHFSGLRGNGFPCRMLSEMRKLVKIYIQRCDHCQALPIFSRLPLLKYLSFEGLKALEYVDVDDVRVSNEAYFPALESLTLNFMGELKSWSKLDQADSLQLEQCYVFPRLTGLQIFCCRKLMTLPFMPQLESLIVWNIHGELLKSILTSPSSSSSTPKLRYLHIESIEPKLSLNLRYQYVIKELVLKDCGSLKNISDGIQCLSTLEELRIYNCEDLDSWDETDGVSAWEGLKSLQTLQLSDISKLELLPHGIGWLSTLKHLSITGLPNLTELTQQINGLSQLKSLAIVCCPILTSLPASLHGLTSLQELTIIDCPKLISLSESLRGVTSLQKLKIIDCPDLQKRCQQPDGQDWPLIQHIPTVSFQLYP, from the coding sequence ATGGCAGAGAGTATCCTGTTCAACATTGTTGAGAGAGTATTGGTATCCTTGGGACAACATGCTTTTCAGGAAGTCGTATCCAGTTGGGGTGCACAGCGTGACTTAGAGAAGCTTGAAGGTACCATAAGGTTCATTCGAGCTCGTGTTCATGATGCTGAAAAGCGTCATGAACAGGAGAGCATTGAAGTGATCAAAGAGTGGATTGGGAGACTGAGGCAGGTGCTTTACCGTGCTGATGATTTGTGTGATGAGGTCTACACCATTAACTGCAGCGAACAGCGAGCGGATAGAGCCAAACTGGCTCACAAGGTACGATTTGCATTCTCTTGCTCTTACCCTTTTGGCTTTAATAGAAAAATTGCTCAAGAGATCAAGTCAATTAGGGAAGAACTTGATGGCCTTAAGTCGGAAATGGATGGCTTGAACTTAAGAGTATGTCTTGCAGATCAAGGGCCAATTAGCCGTTTGGTAGTTGAAAGGGAAACGATCTCTTTTGTTCAAGCAGACAGTGTCATTGGTAGGGATAGTGATAAAAACAACATCCTGGATATGCTTTTTGATCCCAAGTATGTGGAAGATAGTGTTACTGTGATACCCATAGTGGGTTTTGGTGGTTTAGGGAAAACGACTCTTGCTCAATTGGTTTTTAATGATGAAAGGGTTAAAAAACATTTTGATGTTGCTAAATGGGCTTGTGTACCTGAAATAAATGATCATAATGAAGTTTTAGGAAAAATTCTGAGCGCCTTGATTGATAGGGGTTGTCAGGGTCTTTCAAGGGAGCAAATTCAGTCACAAATTAGAGCAGCAGTAAAGGAAAAGAAGTTTCTGCTTGTGTTGGATGATGTATGGGATGAAAGTCGTGATAGGTGGTTGGATCTTTTAAGCTTGTTGCGATGTGGTAATCGTGGAAGTAAAATAATTGTGACTACACGATCTGGTGTGGTTGCAACTATTGTAGGCACAGTTCCTGAAGCTTACAAATTGGGACTTCTAACACAAGAAGAGTCCTGGAATCTGTTCAAAATATTAGCATTGAAAAATGGACAAGAGGAGAGTAACCCAACTTTGGCTCAAATTGGTAAAGAGATTGTGAGAAATTGCGGAAATGTTCCCTTGGCTATCAGGGTTGTTGGAAGCCTTCTGTACTCAAAACACACTGAGAAAGAATGGGAACTATTTAGAGATGCTCAACTCTCTAAGGCAAAGCTCATAGATCTCAATAATATCATGCCTGTGCTGAAGCTAAGCTATGATTACTTGCCATCAGCATTAAAACGGTGCTTTGCTTATTGTTCATTGTTCCCTAAGGACTACGAGTTTGAGAATTCTGAACTTGTTCGTCTATGGATGGCTCAAGGATATGTTGAGCCATTTGAGGAAAGTCTTGGTATGGAGGCTGTCGGGGATCAATACTTTCTTGAGTTGCTAAGGAGGAATTTTTTCCAGGATGTTAAGGAATACGATACTGCTGACGTTATCCGCTGCAAAATGCATGACTTAGTCCATGATTTGGCTCAGCATGTAGCTGGTGAAGAGTGCATTGCAGTGGATGGGTCAAAAGCACAGTTTACTAATAGACTTGTGCATGTCAATTTTTGTGCAGGAGAGAAGTTAACCAAAGCCCCTCGATCCTTGCTTGCTGCTAGAAATTTGCGGTCTTTGCTGTTCAAAAGGTATAATATAACAGCATCAGCATTTGAAGAATTGGTTTTCAGGTTAAGGTCCTTGCGTGCTCTGGATAGCCGTAACATTGAGACAGTGCCGGGTTCAATAGGGAGATTAAGACATTTAAGGTACCTTAATTTCTCACAAAGCCCTATCAAATTTCTTCCTGGTGGCATCACAAGGTTAGATAATCTGATAACACTAAATGTAGATCACTGTAGAGACCTTAAAGAGTTGCCTAGAGGTTTTACTGAATTGGTGAACCTCAGACACCTTGGAATTCGAGAATGCCCTTTCACTGATTTACCTCCGAATTTTGGAAGAATGAAATCTCTGCGAGAGCTGAATAGATTTATAATTGGCCAGAACAACGGTTTAGACACCCTGGGTGACTTAAATCTCAGGGGTAGATTGGGAATTGAATGCCGTATATGGCGTACAAATGCTGTGATAGAAGCTCAGGCTGCCAATTTAAAATTAAAGAAACAGTTAACCTCTGTCTCATTCTGTTTCAAGTATCAAGGGGACCAACCAGCAGTTGCTACTCAAGATGAGGAGTTGTTGTTGGagtccttgcatttaccaccaagTCTAAAAGACTTGCATTTTTCAGGACTCCGAGGAAATGGTTTTCCTTGCCGGATGTTATCTGAAATGCGTAAACTTGTCAAAATCTATATCCAACGGTGTGATCATTGTCAAGCTCTGCCAATCTTTAGCCGGCTTCCTCTTCTGAAGTATCTTAGTTTTGAAGGGCTTAAAGCTTTGGAATATGTAGACGTTGATGATGTTAGGGTCAGTAATGAAGCCTATTTTCCGGCCTTGGAATCTTTAACGTTAAACTTTATGGGAGAACTGAAGAGTTGGTCAAAATTGGATCAAGCCGACAGTCTCCAACTAGAGCAGTGCTATGTCTTCCCTCGGCTTACAGGACTTCAGATATTTTGCTGCCGCAAGTTAATGACATTGCCATTTATGCCACAGCTTGAGTCACTGATTGTGTGGAATATCCATGGAGAACTACTGAAGTCCATTCTAACATCACCGTCCTCATCTTCATCAACTCCAAAATTAAGATATTTGCACATTGAATCTATTGAACCAAAATTAAGCTTGAACTTGAGATATCAATACGTGATCAAGGAACTTGTTTTAAAGGATTGTGGCAGCCTTAAAAACATTTCTGATGGGATTCAGTGCCTCTCTACCCTTGAAGAATTGAGAATCTACAACTGCGAAGATTTAGATTCATGGGATGAGACTGATGGCGTAAGCGCTTGGGAAGGTCTAAAGAGCCTCCAGACCTTGCAATTATCGGACATTTCTAAGCTGGAGTTACTCCCTCATGGGATTGGTTGGTTAAGTACACTTAAGCATTTATCTATTACAGGTCTCCCAAATTTGACAGAGCTTACCCAACAAATCAATGGCCTCTCCCAGCTTAAAAGTCTTGCAATTGTTTGCTGCCCGATATTAACATCACTTCCGGCGTCTTTGCATGGTCTCACATCTCTACAAGAGCTTACGATAATTGACTGCCCGAAATTGATTTCACTTTCAGAGTCATTGCGTGGTGTTACATCTCTACAGAAACTTAAGATAATCGACTGCCCGGACCTGCAGAAAAGATGTCAGCAGCCAGATGGCCAAGATTGGCCTCTTATTCAACACATTCCTACTGTTTCATTTCAGTTATATCCATAG